The following are encoded in a window of Rissa tridactyla isolate bRisTri1 chromosome 3, bRisTri1.patW.cur.20221130, whole genome shotgun sequence genomic DNA:
- the MSH5 gene encoding mutS protein homolog 5: MSTTSATSCALPPPLGPEQEDQECSGTHMSVLWYAGQLAITYYDTEDCSVYFMPDIPDNEDLKLLQKVIGEVNPQCIVTSAKQDQNIAKFLTNLTAAAGDKDIGKPEIVLFPNVDFGLEVSKQRILSRQFPFIPSHMTATEKILYLSSIIPFESPLMIRALGGLLKFLDRRRVGVELEENSVAVPILAFKKFVLSDIVHMDQDTYCVLQIFKSDIHPSVYKLSSGLKEGFSLYGILNRCRCKWGEKLLRLWLTRPTRNLTELNKRLDVIHFFLLAQNHETVLTLQGCLKNIKNVPLILKRMTLSHTKVSDWQALYKTVYSAVCLRDTCRSLPNTIELFQTISRVFTDDLHYIASLISKVVDFEGSISENRFTVRPNVDPTIDEKKRKLMGLSDFLTEVARKELETLENHIPSCCVIYIPLIGFLLSIPRLPTMVDKSDFEIEGLDFMFLSEDKLHYRSARTKELDSLLGDLHCEIRDQETLIMHQLQTKILEKSEVLNSVIEYTAHLDVLLALAVMARENAYCRPRFTHRHGFHIKDGRHPLMELCAKTFVANPVNSGEATRRIKIITGPNSSGKSVYLKQVGLIVFMALIGSYVPAAEAEIGVVDGIYTRIHSRESVSVGLSTFMIDLNQVAKAVNNATERSLVLIDEFGKGTNTLDGLSLLAAVLRYWISQGTQCPQVFVSTNFHSLMQLELLPDTPLLEYLTMETHQDRDELIFFYQIKEGMSTVSHAANIAALAGMPAKIIERGVEVSELIRNGKAIKRIDHPSKGDWMEKCKSVVEKFLHLDLDDPQVDLEEFMRKEVLPSAASVL; encoded by the coding sequence atgaGTACCACATCAGCCACGAGTTGTGCCTTGCCACCACCACTTGGGCCTGAACAAGAGGACCAAGAGTGCTCCGGGACACACATGTCTGTTTTGTGGTACGCAGGGCAGCTGGCAATTACTTATTATGATACAGAAGACTGCTCAGTCTACTTCATGCCTGACATACCTGATAATGAAGACCTCAAGCTACTGCAAAAAGTGATTGGGGAAGTTAATCCTCAATGCATAGTGACCAGTGCAAAACAGGACCAGAATATTGCCAAATTCCTGACCAACCTAACAGCCGCTGCTGGTGATAAAGATATAGGAAAACCAGAAATTGTCCTGTTTCCTAACGTAGATTTTGGCCTAGAAGTCAGCAAGCAACGAATCCTATCCAGGCAATTTCCATTTATCCCATCTCATATGACTGCAACAGAGAAAATTCTCTACTTGTCCTCCATCATCCCTTTTGAGAGCCCACTCATGATACGAGCCCTAGGTGGACTCCTTAAGTTTCTAGACAGAAGAAGGGTTGGAGTTGAGCTTGAAGAAAACAGTGTTGCAGTTCCTATTTTGGCCTTTAAAAAGTTTGTGCTGTCAGATATTGTGCATATGGACCAGGACACTTACTGTGTCCTGCAGATATTTAAAAGTGATATCCATCCTTCTGTGTACAAGCTGTCAAGTGGATTAAAAGAAGGATTCAGTTTATATGGAATTTTAAACCGTTGCAGGTGCAAATGGGGAGAAAAACTGCTGAGGCTGTGGCTCACACGACCTACTCGGAACTTGACAGAGCTGAACAAACGGCTAGACGTTATCCACTTCTTCCTGCTGGCTCAGAACCATGAAACAGTCCTCACTCTTCAAGGTTGCctcaagaatattaaaaatgtgccTCTTATTCTAAAAAGAATGACTCTTTCCCACACAAAAGTTAGTGACTGGCAAGCACTCTATAAAACAGTGTACAGTGCTGTGTGCCTTAGAGACACATGTCGCTCTCTGCCCAACACTATTGAACTCTTTCAGACTATTTCGCGTGTCTTCACCGATGATCTCCACTACATTGCTAGTCTTATCAGCAAAGTGGTGGACTTTGAAGGCAGCATCTCAGAGAACCGCTTCACTGTAAGACCCAATGTGGACCCCACCATTGATGAGAAGAAACGAAAGCTGATGGGACTGTCAGACTTCCTTACAGAAGTGGCACGAAAAGAACTGGAGACCTTGGAGAATCATATTCCCTCCTGTTGTGTAATCTACATTCCTTTGATTGGGTTCCTTCTCTCCATTCCACGGCTACCAACTATGGTGGATAAGAGTGACTTTGAAATCGAAGGCTTGGATTTCATGTTCTTGTCAGAGGATAAACTGCACTACAGAAGTGCTAGGACTAAGGAGCTAGACAGCCTGCTGGGTGACTTGCACTGTGAGATCAGAGACCAGGAAACACTTATTATGCACCAGCTGCAGACAAAGATCTTGGAGAAGTCTGAAGTGCTTAACAGTGTGATTGAGTATACTGCACACCTAGATGTGCTACTAGCTTTGGCGGTGATGGCCCGGGAGAATGCTTACTGCCGGCCACGCTTTACTCACCGCCATGGCTTCCACATTAAGGATGGAAGACACCCGCTTATGGAACTATGCGCAAAGACTTTTGTGGCGAATCCTGTGAACAGTGGCGAGGCTACCAGACGAATAAAGATCATCACAGGGCCCAACTCATCTGGAAAGAGCGTCTACTTAAAGCAAGTAGGTCTTATAGTATTCATGGCTCTAATTGGCAGTTAtgtccctgcagcagaggcagagatTGGAGTAGTTGATGGGATTTACACAAGAATCCACAGTAGGGAATCAGTTTCTGTAGGGCTCTCTACTTTCATGATTGATCTTAACCAGGTTGCCAAGGCAGTAAACAATGCCACAGAGAGGTCCTTGGTACTTATTGATGAGTTTGGTAAAGGGACCAACACACTGGATGGCCTGTCCCTTCTGGCTGCTGTCCTGAGGTACTGGATCAGTCAAGGCACCCAGTGTCCGCAGGTCTTTGTCTCCACTAATTTTCACAGTTTAATGCAGCTAGAGCTCCTGCCTGACACACCTCTTCTGGAGTACCTGACCATGGAAACCCACCAAGATAGAGATGAGTTGATATTTTTCTATCAGATCAAAGAGGGCATGTCCACTGTTAGTCATGCTGCCAACATAGCTGCATTAGCAGGAATGCCAGCCAAAATTATTGAAAGAGGAGTGGAAGTCTCAGAACTGATTCGCAATGGAAAAGCTATCAAACGCATTGATCATCCTTCAAAAGGAGACTGGATGGAAAAATGCAAGTCTGTTgtggaaaagtttcttcacctaGACCTTGATGATCCCCAGGTGGACTTAGAAGAGTTCATGCGTAAAGAggtgctgccttctgcagcctcAGTCCTGTAA